In one window of Spiroplasma corruscae DNA:
- a CDS encoding ABC transporter ATP-binding protein: MIEIKNITREIGGFLLNKVSFKIKKGSVVAFVGDNGAGKTTTIKALFGELKLDSGSITIDGENLFDNNNLRKVAFFPDSNNVPMDLSLKDYVSYLCAANGINKKESKKNAKDVFKMLGLEKYATKKMGQLSAGWKKRAIMASILVRTPEYIVLDEPTANVDVEAKLSFMNILHELRNIGVTILITSHILEELQEMANYLVLINEGEIVYENDFDNTKESISDIYKKYRVKRLDKEKILGELYNGK, translated from the coding sequence ATGATAGAAATAAAAAACATAACACGTGAAATTGGTGGTTTTTTACTAAATAAAGTAAGTTTTAAAATAAAAAAAGGTTCTGTTGTTGCATTCGTTGGAGATAATGGTGCTGGTAAAACAACAACAATAAAAGCTTTGTTTGGAGAACTCAAGTTAGATAGTGGAAGCATTACTATTGATGGAGAAAACTTATTTGATAATAATAATCTTCGTAAAGTTGCTTTCTTCCCGGATTCAAACAATGTACCAATGGATTTATCTTTAAAAGATTATGTTTCATATTTATGTGCAGCGAATGGAATTAATAAAAAAGAAAGCAAAAAGAATGCTAAAGATGTTTTCAAAATGCTAGGACTTGAAAAGTATGCAACTAAAAAAATGGGCCAACTAAGTGCTGGTTGAAAAAAACGCGCGATAATGGCTAGTATTTTAGTAAGAACACCTGAGTACATTGTATTAGATGAACCTACTGCCAACGTTGATGTAGAAGCAAAATTATCATTTATGAACATATTGCATGAATTAAGGAACATAGGAGTAACTATTCTTATTACAAGTCATATCTTAGAAGAGTTGCAAGAAATGGCAAATTATCTTGTGCTTATTAACGAAGGTGAAATTGTTTATGAAAATGATTTTGACAATACAAAAGAAAGCATTTCAGATATTTATAAAAAATATAGAGTTAAAAGGTTAGACAAAGAGAAAATATTAGGGGAATTATATAATGGAAAATAA